The following proteins come from a genomic window of Microbacterium sulfonylureivorans:
- a CDS encoding SMP-30/gluconolactonase/LRE family protein: MIAELRLDQFSVIADGLDHPEGIATGPDGTLYAGGEAGQIYRITESGHELIASTGGFVLGLCLDAASNIYACDMGRQEVVKITPDGTVIPYSSHIAVPNYPVFTQDGHLFVSDSGAFDGHDGRLWVIAPDGRTEPVNVDLAAFPNGLAIAPDGDWLYVVLSNLPGVARVRIEGGRVIGEPESIVELPADHLPDGIAFTAAGDLLIACYAPDVIYRWDGATLRKVAEDPRRVTLAAPTNLAFFGGDRSRLAVSSLGRWHIAATDAMDAGARLRYPNLSEVRS, encoded by the coding sequence ATGATCGCGGAACTACGACTTGATCAGTTCTCCGTCATCGCAGACGGCCTCGACCACCCTGAGGGGATCGCTACCGGGCCAGACGGCACGCTCTACGCTGGCGGCGAAGCCGGCCAGATCTATCGGATCACCGAGTCCGGCCACGAACTGATCGCCTCCACCGGAGGCTTCGTTCTCGGCCTCTGCCTCGATGCCGCCTCGAACATCTACGCATGTGACATGGGACGGCAGGAGGTCGTGAAGATCACCCCCGACGGCACGGTCATCCCATATTCGTCGCATATCGCTGTGCCGAACTACCCGGTCTTCACCCAGGACGGTCACCTGTTCGTCTCCGACTCAGGCGCTTTCGACGGGCACGACGGACGATTGTGGGTGATCGCGCCCGACGGCAGGACGGAGCCGGTGAACGTTGACCTGGCTGCCTTCCCGAACGGGCTCGCCATCGCACCCGACGGAGACTGGCTCTACGTCGTGCTGTCGAATCTGCCGGGCGTCGCCCGGGTACGCATCGAGGGCGGTCGCGTCATCGGTGAGCCGGAGTCCATCGTCGAACTCCCCGCTGATCACCTGCCCGATGGCATCGCGTTCACCGCCGCAGGCGACCTTCTCATCGCGTGCTACGCACCCGACGTGATTTACCGGTGGGACGGGGCGACACTTCGGAAGGTCGCTGAGGACCCGCGCCGGGTCACACTGGCTGCGCCGACCAACCTCGCGTTCTTCGGAGGAGATCGGTCCCGCCTCGCAGTGTCTTCGTTGGGTCGGTGGCACATCGCCGCGACCGACGCGATGGATGCAGGGGCGCGTCTTCGATACCCGAACCTTTCGGAGGTCCGCTCATGA
- a CDS encoding carbohydrate ABC transporter permease, whose translation MAPALVLITVVVGGAIAQAISLSLSDWRGIGPVEHIGLDNYGSILSDAAFWDSLLLTCLYAGASTVGIVAIATLLAAAVSANVRGSRFYRVVWFLPGIAPGVAVAIFWVSAFQPRFGAINEILASLGLPSDTALLAGRHTAIIPVIVVTIWAGVGFAFLLLLGAMEQIPPSLYESARIDGASAVRQFWSLTLPLSRPVLITTLLLNFIWAFNGFAIVWTMTRGGPGHATATLPVLIYEWAFKFADYGPATAMAVLSGILLVAIGAVGIRVSRSAQ comes from the coding sequence GTGGCGCCCGCCCTTGTGCTGATCACCGTCGTCGTCGGTGGCGCGATCGCGCAGGCGATCTCATTGAGCCTGAGCGATTGGCGCGGGATCGGTCCCGTCGAGCACATCGGTCTCGACAACTACGGCTCTATCCTGAGCGACGCCGCATTCTGGGATTCGCTGCTGCTCACGTGCCTGTACGCCGGCGCTTCGACGGTGGGCATTGTCGCCATCGCGACTCTGCTGGCCGCAGCCGTGAGTGCGAACGTCCGCGGCTCCAGGTTCTATCGGGTTGTCTGGTTCCTGCCGGGAATCGCGCCCGGTGTCGCCGTCGCGATCTTCTGGGTGAGCGCGTTCCAGCCCAGGTTCGGAGCGATCAACGAAATTCTTGCGAGTCTGGGACTCCCATCCGATACCGCGTTGCTCGCAGGTCGTCACACCGCCATCATCCCGGTCATCGTCGTCACGATCTGGGCTGGCGTCGGCTTCGCCTTCCTGCTGTTGCTGGGCGCCATGGAGCAGATCCCACCATCGCTCTACGAGTCGGCGCGGATCGACGGCGCCTCAGCCGTGCGACAGTTCTGGTCGCTGACTCTTCCGCTCTCGCGACCCGTGCTGATCACCACTCTGTTGCTGAACTTCATCTGGGCATTCAACGGGTTCGCCATCGTGTGGACGATGACCCGCGGCGGACCTGGGCATGCGACCGCGACGCTTCCCGTGCTCATCTACGAATGGGCGTTCAAGTTCGCCGACTACGGACCGGCGACGGCGATGGCTGTCCTCAGCGGCATCCTGCTGGTCGCGATCGGCGCCGTCGGCATTCGAGTGAGTAGGTCAGCCCAATGA
- a CDS encoding CoA-transferase, whose product MTEFVDVDGLAARVRSNTAVAVGGAAFSRLPLALIHAVVRRRPTGLHYVAWGGGLPLEMFLEAQAVRKLSFCFSSLDIFGLAPRFRAALESGDVEVIEWTALGMLQAFRAAGERLPSATLQVPYGATVGPQLVMPDLLTGEEIAVVPPLPVDTLLLHATRADSDGNIEIQGARGLDLAMIPAARDVLVTVERVVPRGQLGAPGAAVISRHQISAIAEVPGGAFPTSCLPYYAADYRTIGTLAEAPLREAFDRDRFALFEAAARLTIDDVEAALPASADAPMDGATVAEVMMSWLADAYEPGAVCSAGAVSPLALGSYLLAQRTHTPPTTIFTTAGGYVDIAPRPLLLGLGEVLDFASAPLHSGGDDTYHVMYQTGRVDYEVVNVAQLDETAATNNLWVTSPSGRRIRLPGQGGMADVADMHANFVLYQTRQSPLSMVDTVPRASAARKRHGAVERVAAGYRPGRTLVITNLAVFDRDDVTGRLRAVSLHPGVTAAELQDETGFPVQAEGLPETATPDAATLRILREQVDPLGVRDLEFTAAKDRAATLERVVSAEDRLIETAMRLAAAQRIGRRDE is encoded by the coding sequence ATGACCGAGTTCGTCGATGTGGATGGGCTGGCTGCGCGTGTCAGGTCGAACACCGCGGTCGCGGTGGGTGGGGCGGCTTTCAGCCGGCTTCCACTTGCCCTCATCCACGCGGTGGTGAGGCGTCGACCAACGGGTCTCCACTACGTCGCGTGGGGCGGCGGCTTACCGCTGGAGATGTTCCTGGAGGCGCAGGCGGTCCGCAAACTCTCATTCTGCTTCTCCAGCCTCGACATCTTCGGACTCGCCCCTAGGTTCCGCGCGGCGCTCGAGTCGGGGGATGTCGAGGTGATCGAATGGACAGCGCTGGGGATGCTGCAGGCTTTTCGGGCCGCGGGCGAGAGGCTTCCGTCCGCGACGCTGCAGGTACCGTACGGCGCGACCGTCGGCCCTCAGCTCGTGATGCCGGACCTCCTCACGGGGGAGGAGATCGCGGTTGTCCCGCCCCTCCCGGTCGACACTCTTCTCTTGCACGCCACGCGAGCAGACTCTGACGGCAACATCGAGATCCAGGGAGCCCGCGGGCTCGACCTCGCGATGATCCCTGCTGCCCGTGACGTGCTCGTGACCGTAGAGAGAGTGGTGCCCCGCGGTCAGCTCGGTGCACCCGGCGCCGCGGTCATCAGCCGTCACCAGATCAGCGCGATCGCGGAGGTCCCCGGCGGGGCGTTCCCCACCTCATGCCTGCCTTACTACGCCGCGGACTACCGAACCATCGGCACGCTCGCCGAGGCGCCGCTGCGGGAGGCATTCGACCGGGACCGCTTTGCGCTGTTCGAGGCGGCCGCCCGGCTGACGATCGACGACGTCGAGGCAGCACTCCCCGCTTCCGCTGACGCTCCCATGGACGGCGCAACAGTCGCCGAAGTCATGATGTCGTGGCTCGCCGACGCGTACGAACCGGGTGCCGTGTGCTCGGCCGGAGCGGTCTCTCCGCTCGCCCTCGGGTCATACCTGCTCGCCCAGCGCACACATACTCCTCCGACGACGATCTTCACCACGGCGGGTGGATATGTCGACATCGCGCCTCGCCCGCTGCTGCTCGGCCTCGGTGAGGTGCTTGACTTCGCCAGCGCGCCCTTGCACTCAGGCGGTGATGACACGTACCACGTGATGTATCAGACCGGCCGCGTGGACTACGAGGTGGTGAACGTCGCACAGCTGGATGAAACTGCCGCCACGAACAACCTCTGGGTGACAAGTCCGTCGGGGCGCCGCATCCGACTTCCCGGACAGGGCGGAATGGCTGATGTCGCGGACATGCACGCAAATTTCGTGCTCTACCAGACGAGGCAGTCGCCGCTGTCGATGGTGGACACTGTCCCGCGGGCGAGCGCAGCTCGGAAGCGCCACGGCGCCGTGGAGCGGGTGGCCGCCGGCTACCGCCCTGGCCGCACGCTTGTGATCACGAACCTCGCCGTCTTCGACAGGGATGACGTGACCGGGAGGCTTCGCGCGGTGAGCCTGCATCCCGGCGTGACGGCAGCGGAACTGCAGGACGAGACCGGATTCCCTGTCCAGGCCGAGGGACTGCCCGAGACCGCGACCCCGGATGCCGCGACGTTGCGGATCCTCCGTGAGCAGGTCGACCCGCTCGGCGTCCGCGACCTGGAGTTCACGGCCGCGAAGGACCGTGCAGCAACCCTCGAACGGGTAGTCTCCGCCGAGGATCGCCTTATCGAGACCGCTATGCGGCTCGCCGCCGCACAGAGAATAGGACGACGTGATGAGTGA
- a CDS encoding extracellular solute-binding protein encodes MRSRLSRLAGGGLVLLVTSQLVAACAGGSGGSGQSSDELDLDEEVTLTVQQQTSAEAMFAYIGEKFEEKYPNVTVKFETISQEQKVGSNLAVLGSSSPPDVGMIPLNSEVYTQLTNADALVPISDVWADADLETRYSAPVAASMQTDDGPTAVVYSQLIYDVLWYNPDLFEQAGVEIPEDHRIESVDALIDMATDFRAAGIAPLQLGGGSGYEASWMLDAFLPTVATEEEMANLLTSHNPNVEITTPYDGSPFVDTLEALQALGDGGVFQDGYLGQDAATALAPFLTGDAAMVLNGNFAVPEFEKADLDFTPDWLLLPPVGDESKVLQAQYFGDGLGIPVNSDAVPWAKKFIEFVMSDEMQEEAVVNIGKLLPAVTSLPSDELAVDSWSASLLADIEANGSAPGWTSVVPGGFGQQFIDPLVQQMLQGELTPDEVAEQQQQHLIEFRDKN; translated from the coding sequence ATGCGATCACGGCTGAGCAGACTCGCCGGAGGCGGGCTCGTTCTACTGGTCACTTCCCAGCTGGTCGCCGCCTGTGCGGGCGGGAGTGGCGGAAGCGGTCAGAGCTCCGACGAACTCGATCTCGACGAAGAGGTCACCCTGACGGTGCAGCAGCAGACGAGCGCCGAGGCGATGTTCGCGTACATCGGGGAGAAGTTCGAGGAGAAGTATCCCAATGTCACGGTGAAGTTCGAGACGATCAGTCAGGAGCAGAAGGTCGGCTCCAACCTCGCCGTGCTCGGTTCGAGCAGTCCCCCGGACGTCGGGATGATCCCGCTGAATTCCGAGGTCTACACACAGCTGACCAACGCCGACGCGCTTGTCCCGATCTCGGACGTCTGGGCGGACGCGGATCTGGAGACCAGGTACAGCGCTCCCGTGGCCGCGTCCATGCAGACGGATGACGGACCTACGGCAGTCGTCTACTCGCAGCTCATCTACGACGTGCTCTGGTACAACCCCGACCTGTTCGAGCAGGCGGGGGTTGAGATCCCCGAGGACCATCGGATCGAGTCGGTCGACGCCTTGATCGACATGGCGACCGACTTCCGCGCCGCCGGAATCGCGCCCCTCCAACTCGGCGGCGGATCCGGATACGAAGCGAGCTGGATGCTCGATGCATTCCTGCCCACGGTGGCCACAGAGGAGGAGATGGCGAATCTCCTAACCAGCCACAATCCCAACGTCGAAATCACGACTCCCTACGACGGCAGCCCGTTCGTAGACACTCTCGAGGCGCTTCAGGCGCTGGGCGACGGGGGAGTCTTCCAGGACGGATATCTGGGTCAGGATGCTGCGACAGCGCTGGCTCCGTTCCTGACGGGCGATGCCGCGATGGTCCTCAACGGCAACTTCGCAGTGCCCGAGTTTGAGAAGGCCGACCTCGACTTCACCCCCGACTGGCTGCTTCTGCCGCCGGTCGGCGACGAATCGAAGGTGCTTCAAGCCCAGTACTTCGGCGATGGGCTCGGCATCCCGGTCAACTCGGACGCGGTGCCATGGGCGAAGAAGTTCATCGAATTCGTCATGAGCGATGAGATGCAGGAGGAAGCGGTCGTGAACATCGGCAAGCTCCTCCCCGCAGTCACATCGCTTCCCTCCGACGAACTTGCGGTCGACTCCTGGTCGGCGAGTCTCCTCGCCGACATCGAAGCCAACGGGTCCGCCCCGGGTTGGACCAGCGTCGTGCCGGGAGGCTTCGGTCAGCAGTTCATCGACCCTCTGGTTCAGCAGATGCTTCAAGGAGAGCTGACCCCGGACGAGGTCGCTGAGCAGCAGCAGCAGCACCTCATCGAGTTCCGCGACAAGAACTGA
- a CDS encoding alpha-L-fucosidase, producing MTDMTWFEGAGLGLFIHWDHASQQGVEIGWPVVGSPAIPGGTEDERTMTPAQYHSSAATFDPQLWDAGAVARLARRAGAQYVVFTARHTGGYSMFHTEHSDFSIEHSPYGADITRQLVEALRAEGIRVGLYYSLADWHHPDYPAFQEGDTYRHVDYPRATPEQWMRYLAYLRGQITELLTDYGQIDLLWFDGEWERTEDEWQAGELRALISRLQPDTIVNGRLPGHGDYETPEQGLPAVPPNGPWEMCLTIGETWAYRPTDTNNKSARSLVAYLAETVALGGNMLLNIAPKGDGSLQEVQVDRLEAIGAWMDSHERAVIGASPAPPEVRFYGPATQRDNELFLHLVALPVESVVVRGVRALRVKRVTVLQTGEELGFRTMVEVHDNHLEHGDSRDILGELIIDPPAPTGALIDVIAIEFEGEHDATS from the coding sequence ATGACGGACATGACTTGGTTCGAGGGAGCAGGCCTGGGACTGTTCATCCACTGGGACCACGCCAGTCAACAGGGCGTGGAGATCGGCTGGCCCGTCGTGGGGTCTCCGGCAATACCCGGGGGAACCGAAGACGAACGCACAATGACCCCGGCGCAGTACCACTCCAGTGCGGCGACGTTCGACCCGCAGCTCTGGGACGCCGGGGCAGTCGCCCGGCTGGCTCGGCGCGCAGGGGCGCAGTACGTCGTCTTCACGGCGCGTCATACCGGCGGGTACTCGATGTTCCACACCGAGCACTCGGACTTCTCGATCGAACACTCGCCCTACGGCGCCGATATCACCCGGCAGCTCGTGGAGGCGTTGCGCGCAGAGGGCATCCGAGTCGGGTTGTACTACTCCCTGGCGGATTGGCATCACCCGGACTATCCCGCCTTCCAGGAGGGCGACACGTACCGGCACGTCGACTATCCGCGTGCAACGCCCGAGCAATGGATGCGCTACCTGGCCTACCTTCGCGGCCAGATCACGGAGCTGCTGACGGACTACGGGCAGATCGACCTGCTCTGGTTCGACGGCGAGTGGGAGCGCACGGAGGACGAGTGGCAGGCGGGCGAGCTGCGGGCGCTCATCTCAAGGCTGCAGCCCGACACCATCGTCAACGGACGGCTGCCTGGCCACGGGGACTACGAGACGCCGGAACAGGGTCTGCCCGCTGTGCCGCCGAACGGGCCGTGGGAGATGTGCCTGACCATCGGGGAAACCTGGGCATACCGGCCCACCGACACGAACAACAAGTCGGCACGCTCCCTTGTCGCCTACCTCGCCGAAACCGTGGCACTCGGTGGGAACATGCTCCTCAACATCGCCCCGAAGGGAGACGGCAGCCTGCAGGAGGTGCAGGTCGACCGGCTGGAGGCGATCGGCGCGTGGATGGACTCGCATGAGCGTGCCGTGATCGGCGCTAGCCCGGCACCACCCGAAGTCCGCTTCTACGGGCCGGCTACCCAACGCGACAACGAACTGTTCCTGCACCTGGTGGCACTGCCGGTCGAATCGGTCGTCGTCCGCGGAGTGCGCGCACTCCGGGTGAAGCGGGTCACCGTTCTCCAGACCGGCGAGGAACTCGGGTTCCGGACGATGGTCGAGGTTCACGACAACCACCTCGAGCACGGCGACAGCCGCGACATCCTCGGCGAGCTGATCATCGATCCCCCCGCACCGACCGGCGCACTGATCGACGTGATCGCCATCGAGTTCGAGGGTGAACACGACGCGACGAGCTAA
- a CDS encoding SDR family NAD(P)-dependent oxidoreductase, translating into MSEFMGRGAVVTGAGSGIGAATAADLAERGAKVALIDVDLDAAQRHAAEIGRGAIALQADVRDSFAMKQAIDAAAAKLGRLDHLVGSAGVVRYGQVVDLDEADWDLQIDVNLKGAYLLAKYGIPHLRASGGGSIAFVASVQAFASQPAVAAYAASKGGLVALTKAIALDHAGEGIRCNAVCPGSVDTSMLRDAAELFGGDGGGDEVVAAWGRGHPLGFVAQGSDVAEAIAFLLGDHTRFITGAALPVDGGLLTKLAL; encoded by the coding sequence ATGAGTGAGTTCATGGGCAGAGGTGCTGTCGTTACGGGAGCAGGGTCCGGCATCGGGGCCGCCACGGCCGCAGACCTGGCCGAGCGCGGCGCGAAGGTGGCGCTGATCGACGTGGATCTGGATGCCGCACAGCGGCACGCCGCGGAGATCGGTCGTGGTGCGATCGCTTTGCAGGCCGACGTTCGCGACTCTTTCGCGATGAAGCAGGCTATCGACGCCGCAGCCGCGAAGCTGGGTCGGCTTGATCATCTCGTGGGCAGTGCCGGCGTAGTTCGGTACGGGCAGGTGGTCGACCTCGACGAAGCGGACTGGGATCTGCAGATCGACGTCAACCTCAAAGGCGCATACCTGCTCGCCAAATACGGCATCCCGCACCTGCGCGCCAGCGGCGGAGGTTCGATTGCATTCGTGGCCTCCGTTCAGGCATTCGCATCGCAGCCTGCTGTCGCTGCCTACGCTGCCTCAAAGGGAGGGCTGGTGGCCCTCACCAAGGCGATCGCCCTCGACCACGCGGGCGAGGGCATCCGCTGCAACGCGGTGTGCCCCGGCAGTGTCGACACGTCGATGTTGCGCGACGCGGCCGAGCTATTCGGTGGCGACGGCGGAGGCGACGAGGTTGTGGCCGCGTGGGGCCGCGGTCACCCCCTCGGCTTCGTCGCGCAGGGAAGCGACGTCGCCGAGGCGATCGCTTTCCTGCTCGGCGACCACACCCGTTTCATCACTGGGGCGGCACTTCCGGTCGACGGCGGCTTGCTGACGAAGCTCGCCCTGTGA
- a CDS encoding extracellular solute-binding protein, which translates to MSQRLRGMTWNHPRGLDPLLACSEAYVKDHPGIEIDWEARSLHDFGEAPFEELAASYDLLVFDHPWIGMVAESGVLIPLDTVLQREFLADQARNSVGSSHASYQWGGHQWALAIDAACHVSAWRPDLIERPPATWSDVADLARAAPGRVVVPGAPVDAYISFLTLMANAVDDPLPDGGIDPDVAADALAQLADLMRLAHPKSLEWNPIQALEVMTTTDEVLYTPLTFGYVNYATPGFRPSSLRFGAIPTGARGVAGGVLGGAGLGVSVESAHQETAVDFARFVASAEVQHGVYVRSNGQPGHRSAWVSDEVNESHGGFFADTLAGIDASFLRPRSAAFPAVQADAIAAVHEWLTEGAPDPAGFATRIAEIFAARR; encoded by the coding sequence ATGAGCCAGCGTCTCAGGGGGATGACTTGGAATCACCCACGTGGGCTCGATCCTCTCCTCGCTTGCTCCGAGGCCTACGTTAAGGACCATCCAGGCATCGAGATCGACTGGGAGGCGAGAAGCCTGCATGACTTCGGGGAAGCGCCTTTCGAAGAGCTGGCTGCTTCGTACGACCTCCTGGTCTTCGACCACCCGTGGATCGGCATGGTCGCCGAGTCCGGGGTGCTGATCCCGCTCGACACGGTCCTCCAGAGAGAGTTCCTCGCAGACCAGGCGCGAAACTCCGTCGGGTCGTCCCATGCGAGCTACCAGTGGGGCGGGCACCAGTGGGCCCTCGCCATCGACGCGGCGTGCCATGTGTCAGCGTGGCGGCCGGATCTCATCGAGAGGCCCCCTGCGACATGGAGCGACGTAGCAGACTTGGCGCGCGCGGCACCGGGGCGCGTCGTCGTGCCGGGCGCGCCCGTGGACGCCTACATCTCGTTCCTCACATTGATGGCCAACGCAGTGGACGATCCGCTTCCCGACGGCGGGATCGACCCGGATGTCGCGGCCGACGCACTAGCCCAGCTTGCCGATCTGATGCGGCTCGCCCATCCGAAGTCGCTGGAGTGGAACCCGATCCAGGCTCTCGAGGTGATGACGACCACCGACGAGGTGCTCTACACACCGCTCACCTTCGGATATGTGAACTACGCAACGCCCGGATTCCGTCCCTCCTCACTCCGCTTCGGTGCTATACCGACTGGCGCTCGCGGAGTGGCCGGGGGAGTGCTGGGCGGCGCTGGGCTGGGGGTTTCAGTGGAATCCGCGCACCAGGAGACAGCGGTCGACTTCGCGCGATTCGTCGCATCTGCAGAGGTGCAGCATGGGGTGTACGTGCGAAGCAACGGGCAGCCCGGCCATCGCAGCGCCTGGGTGTCGGACGAGGTCAACGAGAGCCATGGCGGCTTCTTCGCCGACACGCTGGCAGGAATCGACGCGTCGTTCCTGCGGCCCCGGTCCGCGGCGTTTCCCGCGGTGCAGGCGGACGCAATCGCGGCTGTGCACGAATGGCTGACGGAGGGCGCTCCGGATCCGGCAGGCTTCGCTACGCGCATCGCGGAGATATTCGCGGCGAGGCGTTAG
- a CDS encoding carbohydrate ABC transporter permease, with the protein MSTTTPTTTSGWRWRNLLSRSILHIGLLGWTALVLIPFVLIILLSLRSNADIYTNGLGLGGDLRPGNYEVAWNGGAGTAGMATYFLNSAIVALTSLLVALGVGVTAAYFAIHLSERARKLFLMVFLVATVIPLVLMIVPFYQAFNTLGVVSQPVAVGLVYGALCLPVTILVVHAFFVDFPRELIEAAALDGTGAWRTYLFIVLPLARGPIAAVAMLNLVFVWAEAQLGVILLQSPDSQTVPVGLLSFQGQFTTDLGPLFAGLAIGSIPIMLIYLVFNRQVAKAITVGGFGGR; encoded by the coding sequence ATGAGCACGACAACACCCACGACGACTTCGGGCTGGCGCTGGCGCAACCTGCTGAGCCGCAGCATCCTCCACATCGGCTTGCTCGGGTGGACGGCACTGGTTCTCATCCCGTTCGTCCTGATCATCCTCCTGAGCCTGCGCTCGAACGCCGACATCTACACGAACGGCCTCGGACTCGGTGGCGATCTCCGCCCGGGCAACTACGAGGTCGCATGGAACGGCGGCGCCGGCACGGCAGGGATGGCGACGTACTTCCTCAACAGCGCCATCGTGGCGCTCACGTCGCTCCTCGTCGCACTGGGCGTGGGCGTCACCGCGGCGTACTTCGCGATCCACCTGTCCGAGCGTGCCCGGAAGCTCTTCCTGATGGTCTTCCTCGTGGCGACGGTGATCCCGCTCGTGCTGATGATCGTCCCGTTCTATCAAGCCTTCAACACGCTCGGCGTCGTCAGCCAACCTGTTGCAGTGGGGCTGGTCTACGGCGCGCTCTGCCTTCCCGTGACGATCCTCGTCGTCCACGCCTTCTTCGTCGACTTCCCCCGCGAACTCATCGAGGCCGCGGCGCTAGACGGGACCGGTGCCTGGCGTACGTATCTCTTCATCGTCCTCCCGCTGGCCCGAGGTCCGATTGCGGCAGTGGCGATGCTCAATCTGGTGTTCGTCTGGGCTGAGGCGCAACTCGGTGTGATCCTGCTTCAGAGCCCCGACAGTCAGACGGTGCCGGTGGGCCTTCTGTCCTTCCAGGGGCAGTTCACCACTGATCTGGGACCCCTTTTCGCGGGTCTCGCGATCGGTTCCATCCCGATCATGCTCATCTATCTGGTCTTCAACCGGCAGGTGGCGAAGGCCATCACTGTCGGCGGTTTCGGCGGCCGCTGA